From bacterium, one genomic window encodes:
- a CDS encoding integrase core domain-containing protein, which yields MNPAVPQETRQDGLAAIVPVVDCGDSYALVWEVSKSQEASVGLFLFEKALKAEVGTPKGALELGAQNRPRSPVHSQCEAFCFRWRIEHTLALVRRPMGNAAADPAKAGQRLKVELVYATDWQMITELREAINVWLENYHHSRPHQALNWQTPAERTAKNLSPKVELAA from the coding sequence GTGAATCCAGCAGTCCCTCAGGAAACGCGCCAGGACGGTTTGGCAGCCATTGTGCCGGTAGTGGACTGCGGGGATAGCTACGCACTGGTCTGGGAGGTGAGCAAGAGCCAAGAGGCTTCTGTGGGTCTGTTTCTTTTCGAGAAGGCCTTGAAGGCTGAGGTTGGTACCCCCAAGGGTGCCCTGGAGCTTGGAGCTCAGAACAGACCACGATCCCCAGTACACAGCCAGTGTGAGGCGTTTTGCTTTAGGTGGAGAATTGAGCATACGCTTGCCCTTGTAAGGCGTCCTATGGGCAATGCTGCGGCGGACCCCGCTAAGGCCGGACAGAGACTCAAAGTAGAGCTGGTCTACGCCACAGACTGGCAGATGATCACTGAGCTTCGCGAGGCAATCAATGTGTGGCTGGAGAATTACCACCACAGCCGGCCTCACCAAGCGCTCAACTGGCAGACCCCGGCTGAGCGAACGGCCAAGAACCTGAGTCCCAAAGTGGAGCTTGCAGCTTGA